The following proteins are encoded in a genomic region of Glycine max cultivar Williams 82 chromosome 18, Glycine_max_v4.0, whole genome shotgun sequence:
- the LOC100797590 gene encoding agamous-like MADS-box protein AGL80 produces MARKKLNLTYITNDPKRKTTLKKRKNGLMKKMNEISTLCGIESCAIIYSPNDPQPEVWPSDSGVQRVLSRFMEMSEVKQSRKMLNQENLLRQMINKGQQQLTRQRNQNRKKEMTNLMFQYLTAGKIFGNPSLVDLNDLSWLIDQNLNEIEKKITMLQIQEVTPVIENGEQEHMHHVQGLESNMDTKQKKH; encoded by the exons ATGGCTAGAAAGAAGCTGAATCTTACATACATAACCAATGACCCGAAGAGGAAGACaacattgaagaaaagaaagaatg gtttgatgaagaagatgaatgaaattAGCACTCTTTGTGGGATTGAATCATGTGCTATAATATATAGTCCAAATGATCCTCAGCCAGAGGTTTGGCCATCTGACTCAGGAGTCCAAAGGGTGCTTTCCAGGTTCATGGAAATGTCAGAAGTGAAACAAAGCAGAAAGATGTTGAATCAGGAGAACTTGTTGAGGCAAATGATCAACAAAGGCCAACAGCAGTTGACAAGACAAAGGAATCAAAACAGGAAGAAAGAAATGACCAATCTTATGTTTCAATACCTGACTGCTGGGAAGATTTTTGGCAACCCTAGCTTGGTGGATTTGAATGATCTCTCATGGTTGATTGATCAGAACCtcaatgaaatagaaaagaagatCACCATGCTCCAAATCCAAGAAGTGACTCCAGTGATAGAAAATGGAGAACAGGAACACATGCATCATGTTCAAGGGCTAGAGAGCAACATGGACACCAAGCAAAAGAAACATTGA
- the LOC100305989 gene encoding uncharacterized protein LOC100305989 yields the protein MAAIYSLYIINKSGGLIYYKDYGSAGRMDTNDSLRVASLWHSMHAISQQLSPVSGCLGIELLQADTFDLHCFQSLTGTKFFVVSEPGAQHMESLLKFVYELYTDYVLKNPFYEMEMPIRCELFDINLTQAVQKDHVTFLGR from the exons ATGGCAGCAATTTACAGTCTTTACATCATCAATAAATCTGGTGGATTAATCTATTATAAG gattatgggTCAGCTGGACGAATGGATACCAATGACAGCTTGCGGGTGGCAAGTTTATGGCACTCAATGCATGCTATCTCTCAGCAGTTATCACCTGTTTCAGGTTGTTTAGGAATTGAACTTCTCCAAGCAGATACATTTgatcttcattgctttcaatCACTGACag GGACAAAATTTTTTGTGGTCTCTGAGCCTGGAGCACAACACATGGAGAGTTTATTGAAATTTGTCTATGAATTGTACACCGACTACGTTTTGAAGAATCCGTTCTATGAGATGGAGATGCCTATACGTTGTGAGCTCTTTGATATCAACCTAACACAGGCAGTACAAAAGGATCATGTCACATTTTTGGGCCGATAA